A single Notoacmeibacter ruber DNA region contains:
- a CDS encoding contact-dependent growth inhibition system immunity protein has product MSRVDQFYDRNTRGTPERRASVFSFRLFYRVHSWACYGMASIDPEGMDEFYSRDLRAAELGAAAWKALHASRYLEYDDAIRAVRDYVKSGPSDRSIQEMKKRAGARSIKILFEGSASVDLVWTEGTIELEPLRHIIGDRWTLFENRETIKFTDTVSDEELGTALLSELEFSRDGSYKGT; this is encoded by the coding sequence ATGTCTCGCGTCGACCAGTTCTACGATAGGAATACGAGGGGTACCCCGGAGCGGAGGGCGTCAGTCTTTTCTTTTCGACTCTTCTACCGCGTCCACTCTTGGGCGTGCTATGGCATGGCAAGCATCGACCCCGAAGGGATGGATGAATTTTACTCTCGGGATTTGCGTGCGGCCGAATTGGGAGCTGCCGCCTGGAAGGCCCTGCACGCCAGCCGTTATCTGGAGTATGACGATGCCATTCGGGCGGTTCGGGATTACGTGAAATCAGGCCCTTCTGATCGATCCATCCAAGAAATGAAAAAGCGCGCGGGCGCCCGGAGTATCAAGATACTGTTCGAAGGTTCGGCGAGCGTCGATCTGGTTTGGACTGAGGGAACGATCGAACTGGAGCCTCTCCGGCACATCATTGGAGATCGTTGGACGCTGTTCGAGAACCGCGAGACGATCAAGTTTACCGACACCGTGTCCGATGAAGAACTCGGCACGGCGCTGCTATCCGAACTCGAGTTCAGTCGAGACGGCAGCTATAAGGGGACGTGA
- a CDS encoding contact-dependent growth inhibition system immunity protein: MIGSNRNKRRSPVRQQANVFQFRRFYRIYSCLVWGASIYDPGGYEQFPTIDIDDEKFGNAVREALAASRASPDDELWDRAYDYRRTGEFKKTDRTMLELAGVKSLRTLYRGAGSVSVWHDENSITISAWKNTGVESWGPVRNYERLELPDTIKDEELGAAIREHLAISKGA; encoded by the coding sequence ATGATCGGAAGCAATCGAAACAAACGGCGTTCACCGGTAAGACAGCAAGCCAATGTTTTCCAATTTCGACGCTTCTATCGCATCTATTCATGTCTCGTCTGGGGTGCGTCGATCTACGATCCGGGCGGTTATGAACAATTCCCGACGATCGATATCGATGACGAGAAATTTGGAAACGCGGTTCGCGAGGCGCTTGCTGCAAGCCGAGCGTCGCCAGACGACGAATTATGGGATCGAGCCTATGATTACAGAAGGACCGGCGAATTTAAAAAGACTGATAGAACAATGCTGGAATTGGCCGGTGTGAAGAGCTTGAGAACACTATATCGCGGCGCTGGTAGCGTATCCGTCTGGCACGATGAAAATTCCATCACCATCTCGGCCTGGAAAAACACTGGCGTTGAAAGCTGGGGCCCTGTGCGGAATTATGAGCGGTTGGAATTGCCGGATACGATTAAGGATGAGGAACTGGGCGCGGCTATACGGGAGCATCTGGCGATCAGCAAAGGCGCCTAA